In Polynucleobacter arcticus, the following proteins share a genomic window:
- the trpD gene encoding anthranilate phosphoribosyltransferase, protein MSITPQQALQRCIEHRELFHDEMTAMMRLIMSGEMPPTLVAGLLVALRTKKETVGEIAAAAQVMREFATPVHVEDRTNLVDVVGTGGDGAHTFNISTAAMFVAAAAGAKIAKHGNRSVSSKSGSADILESLGVKLSLSPEQVAQCISKVGAGFMFAPNHHPAMKNVAPIRKDLGVRTIFNILGPLTNPADAKRILMGVFHADLVGIQARVLQAMGMDHALVVYGRDGLDEISLEGPTLVGELKDGVVHEYEIHPENFGLKTAPTSSFKVADAEESKAIVLNVLNKTPGPASDIVCLNAGAVLYVANVAPSIASGIQMAQAAIASGAARQKLDQFIAATQN, encoded by the coding sequence ATGTCAATTACACCCCAACAAGCATTACAACGCTGCATTGAACATCGCGAACTCTTCCATGATGAGATGACAGCAATGATGCGTCTCATCATGAGCGGCGAAATGCCACCCACACTAGTAGCTGGCTTATTAGTAGCCCTACGTACCAAAAAGGAAACTGTTGGCGAAATCGCCGCAGCCGCCCAAGTCATGCGTGAGTTTGCAACACCGGTTCACGTAGAAGATAGAACTAATTTAGTAGACGTAGTGGGAACAGGTGGCGACGGTGCACACACTTTTAATATTTCTACGGCAGCGATGTTTGTTGCCGCTGCTGCTGGTGCAAAAATTGCCAAGCATGGCAATCGCAGTGTGAGCAGCAAATCGGGTAGCGCTGATATTTTGGAATCCCTAGGCGTGAAGCTATCGCTCTCTCCAGAGCAAGTAGCGCAATGCATTTCTAAGGTAGGCGCAGGCTTTATGTTTGCCCCCAACCATCACCCTGCCATGAAAAATGTCGCACCTATTCGCAAAGATTTAGGTGTGCGCACGATTTTTAACATCCTAGGCCCACTGACCAACCCAGCCGATGCCAAACGCATTTTGATGGGTGTCTTTCATGCGGACTTAGTGGGTATCCAGGCGCGAGTATTACAAGCTATGGGGATGGATCATGCGCTAGTGGTTTATGGTCGCGATGGTTTGGATGAGATTTCCCTTGAGGGCCCAACCTTGGTAGGCGAACTCAAGGATGGCGTAGTACATGAATATGAAATTCATCCAGAAAACTTTGGCCTAAAAACAGCCCCGACCAGTAGCTTTAAAGTCGCCGATGCCGAAGAATCAAAAGCCATTGTCCTGAATGTTCTCAACAAAACACCTGGCCCAGCGAGTGATATTGTTTGTCTCAATGCCGGTGCTGTACTTTATGTAGCGAACGTAGCACCGAGCATTGCCAGCGGCATTCAGATGGCGCAAGCAGCCATTGCATCTGGAGCTGCCCGCCAAAAGCTAGATCAATTTATTGCTGCAACCCAAAATTAA
- a CDS encoding anthranilate synthase component II — protein sequence MLLMIDNYDSFTYNLVQYFAELGEEVKVFRNDEISVEEIAQINPARICISPGPCSPAEAGISVATIQRYAGQIPILGVCLGHQAIGEAFGGKIIRAQKVMHGKTDDIHHTGVGVFKNLPNPFKVTRYHSLAIEQSSLPAVLEVTATSSDGEIMGVRHKELNVQGVQFHPESILSEHGHALLKNFLQAQ from the coding sequence ATGCTCCTCATGATTGATAACTACGATTCATTTACCTATAACCTCGTTCAATATTTTGCAGAGCTGGGGGAAGAGGTGAAAGTCTTTCGGAATGATGAGATTTCAGTTGAAGAGATTGCGCAAATAAATCCTGCGCGCATCTGTATTTCACCGGGACCTTGTAGTCCTGCAGAAGCAGGTATTTCCGTAGCCACCATTCAGCGCTATGCCGGACAAATTCCGATTCTCGGCGTCTGCCTTGGTCACCAAGCCATCGGCGAAGCTTTCGGCGGAAAGATTATTCGCGCCCAAAAAGTGATGCATGGCAAAACGGATGATATTCACCATACGGGCGTTGGCGTCTTTAAAAATCTACCTAACCCATTTAAGGTGACACGCTATCACTCCCTTGCAATTGAACAAAGCTCGTTGCCAGCAGTACTGGAAGTCACTGCCACATCCTCTGATGGTGAAATCATGGGTGTACGCCATAAAGAACTCAATGTTCAAGGCGTGCAATTTCATCCAGAGTCGATTCTTTCTGAGCATGGCCATGCACTGCTAAAAAATTTCCTGCAAGCTCAATAA
- the trpE gene encoding anthranilate synthase component I, which produces MQHEEFLALAKQGFNRIPLVKEVLADLETPLSLYVKLTQAFGQKNTYLLESVLGGERFGRFSFIGLPAKTVLRTVGTPDAPLTEVLLNDQVIETNHDNPLDFVDAYFKRFKVALQPGLPRFCGGLAGFFGYDTVRYIESRLAKHNLPDELGVPDIQLMLTEELAVIDNVAGRIYLIVYADPSLTDSFEKGQARLNKLLACLSKPVSMPASLPSTKTALIRKFKAEDFESAVLKTKEYILAGDCMQVVIGQRISKPFTESPLALYRALRSLNPSPYMYFYDFGDLQVVGSSPEILVRQEQRETQKIVTIRPLAGTRPRGATPEEDERLATELLADPKEIAEHVMLIDLARNDVGRIAKTGTVKLTDSMSIEKYSHVQHIVSSVEGELLDNMGNMDVLRATFPAGTLSGAPKIRAMEIIDEMEIVKRGVYGGAVGYLSFSGDMDVAIAIRTGVIRDGVLHSQAGAGVVADSDPSAEWKETEAKARAVLMAADLVQGGLDAPHD; this is translated from the coding sequence ATGCAGCACGAAGAATTTTTGGCCCTAGCAAAACAGGGGTTTAATCGCATTCCTTTGGTAAAAGAAGTCTTAGCCGACTTAGAGACGCCGCTCTCTCTTTACGTCAAGCTCACTCAAGCCTTTGGTCAAAAAAATACCTACCTACTGGAATCTGTTTTAGGAGGCGAGCGCTTTGGTCGCTTTTCCTTTATTGGCCTGCCCGCAAAAACTGTTTTAAGAACTGTTGGTACGCCAGATGCGCCACTTACGGAAGTGCTTCTCAATGACCAAGTCATTGAAACCAATCATGACAACCCATTGGATTTTGTAGACGCGTATTTCAAACGATTCAAAGTTGCCTTACAGCCTGGGCTGCCGCGCTTCTGCGGTGGCCTTGCAGGCTTCTTCGGCTATGACACGGTTCGTTATATTGAATCCCGGTTAGCCAAGCACAATCTGCCAGATGAACTAGGTGTGCCTGATATTCAATTGATGCTGACAGAAGAATTAGCAGTAATTGATAACGTTGCGGGTCGTATTTATTTAATCGTGTATGCAGACCCCAGCCTTACAGATAGCTTTGAAAAAGGCCAAGCTCGATTAAATAAACTGCTTGCCTGCTTAAGCAAACCTGTGAGCATGCCAGCATCGCTACCAAGCACCAAAACAGCATTGATTCGCAAGTTCAAAGCCGAAGATTTTGAAAGTGCCGTTCTTAAAACCAAAGAATATATTTTGGCCGGAGATTGCATGCAGGTAGTAATTGGTCAGCGTATCAGCAAACCATTTACAGAGTCACCTCTCGCACTCTACAGAGCATTGCGCTCACTCAATCCCTCACCTTACATGTACTTCTACGACTTTGGCGACCTCCAAGTAGTGGGGTCATCACCTGAGATTTTGGTACGCCAAGAGCAACGTGAAACACAAAAAATTGTCACCATTCGTCCGTTAGCTGGCACACGTCCTCGTGGCGCTACTCCAGAAGAAGATGAACGTCTTGCTACAGAATTGCTTGCTGACCCTAAAGAAATTGCCGAGCATGTCATGTTGATAGACCTCGCTCGCAATGATGTGGGTCGGATTGCTAAAACCGGCACCGTTAAATTAACCGACTCCATGTCCATTGAAAAGTACTCTCACGTACAACACATTGTGAGCTCTGTTGAAGGTGAATTACTAGACAATATGGGCAATATGGATGTCTTACGCGCAACCTTTCCTGCGGGTACTTTATCTGGCGCGCCAAAAATTCGGGCAATGGAAATTATTGATGAGATGGAAATTGTGAAGCGTGGTGTTTATGGCGGTGCAGTTGGTTACCTCTCTTTCTCTGGCGATATGGATGTGGCGATTGCGATTCGCACTGGCGTCATTCGTGATGGCGTATTACATTCTCAAGCTGGCGCTGGCGTAGTTGCAGATTCTGACCCTAGCGCTGAATGGAAAGAAACCGAAGCCAAGGCACGCGCAGTCTTAATGGCAGCAGACTTAGTACAAGGAGGACTCGATGCTCCTCATGATTGA
- the rpe gene encoding ribulose-phosphate 3-epimerase, with protein sequence MDSQKSPSNSQFVIAPSILSADFACLGKEVQDVLLAGADWIHFDVMDNHYVPNLTIGPLVCEAIRPHAIKDGKPAMIDVHLMVQPVDRLIPDFAKAGANLISFHPEASPHVDRTINLIRDQGCQAGLVLNPATPLHHLDHTLELLDLVLLMSVNPGFGGQSFIPSTLNKIAQVRARLDRYQQETGRHIRLEVDGGIKVDNIAEVAKAGADTFVAGSAIFGKENYAEVIKAMRAELAISGTA encoded by the coding sequence ATGGATAGCCAGAAATCACCCTCAAATAGCCAGTTTGTCATTGCCCCCTCCATTTTGTCGGCCGACTTTGCCTGCCTAGGCAAAGAAGTTCAAGATGTTCTCTTGGCAGGCGCAGACTGGATTCACTTTGATGTGATGGACAACCATTACGTGCCCAACCTGACCATTGGTCCTCTGGTATGCGAGGCGATTCGCCCACATGCAATAAAAGATGGCAAGCCAGCCATGATTGATGTGCATCTGATGGTGCAGCCAGTAGATCGCCTCATCCCGGATTTTGCAAAAGCAGGTGCAAACCTGATTAGCTTTCACCCAGAGGCAAGTCCTCATGTGGATCGCACTATTAACTTAATTCGTGACCAAGGCTGTCAAGCGGGTCTAGTACTTAATCCCGCAACGCCACTCCACCATTTAGACCACACCCTTGAATTGCTGGATCTCGTTTTGCTGATGTCAGTAAACCCAGGCTTTGGTGGACAGTCATTTATACCGAGCACACTCAATAAGATTGCTCAAGTGCGTGCACGCTTAGACCGCTACCAACAAGAGACAGGACGCCATATTCGCCTCGAGGTCGATGGCGGAATTAAAGTCGACAATATTGCAGAAGTTGCGAAGGCGGGTGCAGATACTTTTGTTGCTGGCTCAGCAATCTTTGGCAAAGAAAATTATGCTGAAGTCATTAAGGCAATGCGTGCAGAACTAGCGATATCAGGAACAGCGTAA
- the apaG gene encoding Co2+/Mg2+ efflux protein ApaG yields the protein MNPHEISISVKTQYLPDQSDPDNRQFAFAYTVTIRNTGTASVQLIARHWFITDGDNDVQEVRGLGVVGQQPLLRTGEQFEYTSWATLPTPAGTMRGEFFCVTEEAQFFQALIPEFALVMPRTLH from the coding sequence ATGAATCCTCATGAAATCAGTATTTCGGTCAAAACCCAGTATTTGCCCGACCAGTCCGACCCCGATAATCGCCAATTTGCCTTTGCGTATACGGTCACCATCAGAAATACTGGTACTGCCAGTGTTCAGCTGATTGCGCGCCATTGGTTCATTACCGACGGGGATAATGATGTTCAAGAAGTCCGAGGCTTAGGGGTTGTAGGTCAACAACCACTGCTGAGGACAGGGGAGCAGTTTGAATACACCAGTTGGGCTACTTTACCTACGCCAGCAGGAACCATGCGGGGAGAGTTCTTTTGTGTCACTGAAGAAGCTCAGTTTTTCCAGGCTCTCATCCCAGAATTTGCCCTTGTGATGCCCAGAACCCTGCATTAG
- the mltA gene encoding murein transglycosylase A has protein sequence MLVCSVFVIAITSLLTACSTPSTRGSGYRSSSIAPSSYTSPIASFRSVSWQDLPGWQEDDLSQAWPSWLKSCDALRKRNSEINWRQVCSQASAISGRDKQAIRQYFEGNFQAYEVRNSATGNESGLITGYYEPVMNGSQTRKSTYTVPLYGIPSVWRNSKPNPAPTRAELMSSGVLRGSELAWVQDPVAAAFMQIQGSGKIRLEDGRVLRLGYAGTNDQPFKSFAQWLLDRKEITRGEATMQGISAWAKRNPGRIEEMLNANPRFVFFKELPSNVSADLGPNGALGVPLTAERSIAIDLKAMPLGAPVFLSTTRPLSSQVLQKLVMAQDTGKAIVGGVRADYYWGSGDSAGELAGRMKQDGKMWLLLPR, from the coding sequence ATGCTTGTATGCAGTGTATTCGTTATAGCCATTACCAGCCTATTGACGGCTTGTTCAACCCCTTCCACTCGTGGGTCTGGCTACCGCTCTAGTAGCATCGCTCCAAGCTCCTACACCTCACCAATCGCCAGCTTTAGATCGGTGTCATGGCAAGACTTGCCTGGTTGGCAGGAGGATGATTTAAGTCAGGCTTGGCCCTCTTGGCTCAAGAGTTGTGATGCACTACGTAAACGTAATAGTGAGATTAACTGGCGCCAGGTATGTTCTCAGGCTTCAGCGATTTCTGGTCGTGATAAGCAAGCGATTCGCCAGTATTTTGAGGGGAATTTTCAGGCCTATGAGGTACGCAACAGCGCTACAGGCAATGAATCCGGCCTCATTACGGGCTATTACGAACCCGTCATGAACGGTTCCCAGACCCGGAAATCTACTTACACTGTTCCTTTATATGGTATTCCGAGTGTATGGAGAAACTCAAAACCTAATCCGGCACCGACACGCGCAGAGTTAATGAGCTCTGGAGTATTGAGGGGTTCTGAGCTTGCCTGGGTACAAGATCCCGTTGCCGCAGCCTTTATGCAAATCCAGGGTTCTGGAAAGATTCGACTTGAGGATGGCCGCGTTTTGCGTTTAGGTTACGCCGGCACCAATGATCAGCCATTCAAGTCCTTTGCTCAGTGGTTATTAGATCGCAAAGAAATTACTCGCGGCGAGGCAACAATGCAAGGTATATCTGCTTGGGCCAAGCGTAATCCTGGACGGATTGAGGAGATGCTTAACGCCAATCCTCGCTTTGTGTTCTTTAAAGAGTTGCCTAGCAATGTCAGCGCCGATCTTGGCCCTAATGGCGCTTTGGGAGTTCCGTTAACAGCCGAGCGAAGTATTGCGATCGATTTAAAAGCAATGCCCTTGGGTGCCCCAGTATTTTTGAGCACGACCAGGCCTTTGAGTAGCCAAGTCTTACAAAAATTGGTAATGGCTCAGGATACGGGTAAAGCCATTGTTGGTGGTGTGCGAGCAGATTACTATTGGGGATCAGGAGACTCTGCTGGAGAATTGGCGGGACGCATGAAGCAAGATGGCAAGATGTGGTTATTACTACCGCGCTGA
- a CDS encoding enoyl-CoA hydratase, whose product MTYNTILTEVDGKVAVITLNRPQVLNALNDELMDELGTALLGFDANDNIGCIIITGSDKAFAAGADIATMAKYGFGDVYRGDFISRNWEEIKKVRKPVIAAVSGYALGGGCELAMMCDTIMAADSAKFAQPEVKLGIVPGAGGTQRLPRAVSKAKAMDLALTGRMMDAAEAERSGLVARIFPQSDLLKEVKAIAKTIADMPLLTAMMVKEAINAAYETTLSEGIHFERRLFHACFATNDQKEGMAAFIEKRAAKFTNS is encoded by the coding sequence ATGACTTACAACACTATATTGACAGAGGTAGATGGCAAAGTGGCCGTCATTACCCTTAATCGCCCTCAAGTACTCAATGCTCTGAACGACGAGTTGATGGATGAATTAGGTACGGCTTTATTAGGTTTTGATGCTAATGACAATATCGGCTGCATCATTATTACGGGCAGTGACAAAGCCTTTGCCGCAGGCGCTGATATCGCAACCATGGCCAAGTATGGATTTGGTGATGTGTATCGAGGCGACTTTATTTCACGCAACTGGGAAGAGATAAAAAAAGTGCGTAAACCCGTGATTGCTGCAGTATCTGGCTACGCCCTTGGCGGCGGCTGTGAATTAGCGATGATGTGCGACACCATCATGGCAGCCGATAGCGCCAAGTTTGCCCAGCCAGAGGTGAAGTTGGGAATTGTTCCTGGTGCTGGCGGTACGCAGCGTTTGCCGCGTGCAGTCTCAAAAGCAAAAGCAATGGACTTGGCCTTAACTGGTCGCATGATGGATGCTGCCGAAGCGGAGCGCTCCGGCTTAGTTGCCCGAATTTTTCCTCAATCAGACTTGTTGAAAGAAGTTAAAGCAATTGCTAAAACCATTGCCGATATGCCCTTGCTAACTGCAATGATGGTGAAGGAAGCAATCAATGCTGCCTACGAAACTACGCTATCGGAAGGTATTCATTTTGAGCGCCGCTTGTTTCATGCTTGCTTTGCTACTAATGATCAAAAAGAGGGTATGGCCGCATTTATCGAAAAGCGCGCGGCTAAATTTACGAACTCGTAA
- a CDS encoding M20 aminoacylase family protein produces the protein MRLLPEIIDSASAIQEIRRNIHAHPELRFEEKRTSDLVAEALSSWGITVYRGMGKTGVVGKLDGDLGPGKMVGLRADMDALPLQEHNTFEHTSKNAGKMHACGHDGHTAMLLGAAQYLSNHRDFAGSVIFIFQPAEEGGAGAKEMINDGLFKQFPCDAVFGLHNWPGLAEGHFGVTSGPMMASSNTFEITIRGKGGHAALPHNSADPVLAGAQVVQALQSIITRNKRPVDAAVLSVTQFHAGETSNVIPDSAFIGGTVRTFTLEVLDLIEQRLKEISHNLASAFDCQAEVRFSRNYPPLINHGDEVEFASGVMKELVGSQNVNTSIDPTMGAEDFAFMLLEKPGCYVFLGNGDGDHRAVGHGMGPCHLHNPSYDFNDALIPVGVSYWVKLAQRYLEK, from the coding sequence ATGCGATTACTTCCAGAAATCATTGACTCCGCATCGGCCATACAAGAGATTCGCCGCAATATTCATGCGCATCCTGAATTGCGCTTTGAAGAGAAACGTACCTCCGATCTTGTTGCAGAAGCGCTTTCAAGCTGGGGAATCACGGTTTATCGCGGAATGGGTAAAACCGGCGTCGTAGGCAAGCTCGATGGCGACCTTGGTCCAGGGAAGATGGTTGGACTGCGTGCCGACATGGATGCCCTGCCACTACAAGAACACAATACCTTTGAGCACACTTCAAAGAATGCAGGAAAGATGCATGCCTGTGGCCATGATGGCCACACTGCGATGCTCTTGGGTGCAGCTCAATACTTATCCAATCATCGAGACTTTGCTGGTTCAGTGATTTTCATTTTTCAGCCTGCTGAAGAAGGTGGTGCTGGCGCGAAAGAAATGATTAACGATGGACTTTTTAAACAGTTTCCTTGTGATGCGGTTTTTGGCTTACACAACTGGCCCGGTCTTGCGGAGGGTCACTTCGGGGTCACCTCCGGCCCCATGATGGCCTCAAGCAATACCTTTGAAATTACGATTCGCGGTAAAGGGGGTCATGCTGCCTTGCCACACAACAGTGCCGATCCTGTTTTAGCGGGCGCCCAAGTTGTTCAAGCCCTGCAAAGCATCATTACTCGAAATAAGCGCCCAGTAGATGCGGCTGTTTTGTCGGTGACTCAATTTCATGCGGGTGAGACAAGTAACGTCATTCCAGATAGCGCTTTTATTGGTGGAACAGTTCGCACGTTTACCTTAGAAGTTTTAGATTTAATCGAGCAGCGCCTAAAAGAAATCTCGCATAACTTGGCTAGCGCATTTGACTGTCAAGCCGAAGTGCGTTTTTCTCGCAACTACCCACCGCTGATCAATCATGGGGATGAAGTGGAATTCGCGAGTGGAGTAATGAAAGAGTTGGTCGGGTCTCAAAACGTCAACACGTCGATTGATCCTACTATGGGGGCTGAGGACTTTGCATTTATGCTGCTTGAGAAACCAGGTTGCTATGTTTTCTTAGGTAACGGCGACGGTGATCACCGTGCTGTAGGTCACGGCATGGGTCCATGCCATCTTCATAACCCATCCTATGACTTCAACGATGCATTAATTCCTGTTGGCGTGAGCTACTGGGTCAAGCTTGCTCAACGCTACTTAGAAAAATAA
- the bioD gene encoding dethiobiotin synthase — protein sequence MTPNAPTSFFITGTDTEVGKTLASGAFILKLRETGIKAVGFKPVVAGTYIDASGKERNEDLETLRLASGLNSDEQSLCPFVLGQAAAPHLVAQKNGVHLDATIILDEFKALTAAFDAVVVEGAGGFLVPLTEQEDLGDVAQAMDLPVILVVGMRLGCINHALLTCEAIQSRQLTIVGWVANTLSNEMPLLEENIQTLKDRIFAPFLGSIPSLPAQLNKPDNAPYSIEALRFAAEHIRLPE from the coding sequence ATGACCCCAAACGCACCTACTAGTTTTTTTATCACGGGCACTGATACTGAAGTTGGAAAGACTTTAGCCAGCGGTGCATTCATTCTCAAACTGAGAGAAACCGGTATCAAAGCAGTCGGCTTCAAACCCGTAGTCGCTGGAACCTATATTGACGCAAGCGGCAAAGAACGGAATGAAGACCTCGAAACATTACGCCTTGCTTCAGGATTGAATTCTGACGAACAAAGTCTTTGTCCTTTTGTTTTAGGGCAAGCGGCGGCCCCACATCTCGTTGCACAAAAAAATGGTGTGCATTTAGATGCCACCATCATCTTGGATGAATTCAAAGCATTAACCGCAGCGTTTGATGCGGTGGTGGTTGAAGGCGCTGGTGGATTTTTGGTTCCCCTCACTGAGCAAGAGGATCTGGGGGACGTGGCACAGGCCATGGATTTACCCGTCATCCTAGTGGTTGGTATGCGCCTAGGTTGCATTAATCACGCCCTACTCACTTGTGAAGCCATTCAGTCACGTCAATTAACCATTGTTGGCTGGGTAGCCAATACACTTTCCAATGAAATGCCTCTTTTAGAAGAAAATATTCAAACCCTAAAAGATCGCATTTTTGCCCCTTTTTTAGGCTCTATTCCCAGTCTTCCGGCACAGCTCAATAAGCCGGATAATGCCCCCTACTCCATTGAGGCACTGCGTTTTGCTGCAGAGCATATAAGGCTACCTGAGTAA
- a CDS encoding aminotransferase class I/II-fold pyridoxal phosphate-dependent enzyme, giving the protein MSKNFSALNMAVQQVAELDAQLLRRKLRITESPCDTKASVGQRELKAFCSNDYLGLANHPKLIAEIAKGAKLYGVGSGASHLISGHSIAHDFLEKKLASFEGKHIPNARALFFSTGYLANMSAITGLVRLAEQGEASIYSAKLNHASLIDGVRLASAQTKAKVSLFDHHDLISLENKLQQDTHPLKLIVIDGVFSMDGDIAPVEKLLHIAEHYDALLMVDDAHGFGVLGEHGHGILEQASVHSERIIYIGTLGKAAGVSGAFICAEAHFIEWLIQKGRPYIYSTATPPAIAHTLLTSLELIEGDEGVARRKQLHQLIQIWRDEMTFSSWEKTPSSTPIQPVIMGSNADALAAAKLLDEAGYWIPAIRPPTVPVGSARLRITFSANHSVDDLRELIQTLKMIEQTIQGAS; this is encoded by the coding sequence ATGAGCAAAAATTTTAGCGCCCTCAATATGGCTGTGCAGCAGGTTGCTGAGTTGGATGCGCAACTGCTGAGACGTAAACTGCGCATCACGGAGTCGCCCTGCGATACCAAGGCGAGCGTTGGCCAGAGAGAGCTTAAGGCCTTTTGTAGCAATGACTACTTGGGTCTTGCAAACCACCCAAAATTGATTGCTGAGATTGCGAAGGGCGCAAAACTCTATGGGGTTGGAAGCGGTGCATCCCACTTAATTAGTGGTCATAGCATTGCACATGATTTTCTTGAAAAAAAGTTAGCCTCTTTTGAGGGTAAACATATTCCAAATGCGCGGGCCTTGTTTTTTAGTACGGGCTATCTTGCTAACATGAGTGCGATCACCGGCCTAGTTCGACTTGCAGAGCAGGGTGAAGCCAGTATCTATTCGGCCAAACTCAATCACGCATCTTTAATTGACGGTGTGCGTCTAGCAAGTGCGCAAACCAAAGCCAAGGTGAGTTTATTTGATCACCATGATCTCATCTCGCTTGAAAATAAATTGCAGCAAGACACCCATCCACTTAAATTGATTGTGATCGATGGCGTGTTCAGCATGGATGGTGATATTGCACCCGTAGAGAAATTACTTCATATCGCAGAACACTACGATGCACTTTTGATGGTGGATGATGCCCATGGATTTGGGGTTCTTGGTGAACACGGCCATGGCATTTTGGAGCAAGCGAGTGTGCATTCAGAAAGAATAATTTATATCGGTACGCTCGGTAAGGCGGCTGGTGTCAGCGGTGCATTTATTTGTGCAGAGGCTCATTTTATTGAATGGCTCATTCAAAAAGGTCGTCCCTATATTTACAGTACAGCAACACCGCCGGCAATTGCACACACGCTACTAACAAGTCTTGAACTGATTGAGGGCGACGAAGGTGTTGCCCGACGTAAACAATTACATCAGCTGATCCAAATTTGGCGTGATGAAATGACTTTCTCAAGCTGGGAAAAAACGCCTTCATCCACCCCAATACAACCAGTCATTATGGGTAGCAACGCTGATGCATTAGCTGCAGCCAAATTATTGGATGAAGCAGGCTATTGGATCCCAGCAATCCGCCCACCTACCGTCCCAGTTGGCAGCGCTCGTCTACGTATTACTTTTTCTGCAAATCACAGCGTTGATGACTTGCGGGAACTGATACAGACATTAAAGATGATTGAGCAGACAATTCAAGGGGCATCATGA
- the bioA gene encoding adenosylmethionine--8-amino-7-oxononanoate transaminase — translation MKLISDPNQTSLVDRSLDAVWHPCTQMKHHESMPLIAITKGKGAWLFDDQGNALLDCISSWWTNLFGHSNPRINQAISNQLEKIEHVMLAGFTHPPVVELSEKLSALTHGNLGHVFYASDGASAVEIALKMSHHFWRLNNQPQKKKFVCLENGYHGETLGALAVTDVAIFREAYGSLLQDVYTAPSPDSRKAQPGESPDDVARKAAKTLESLLEVEHQHIAAIIIEPLVQCAGRMAMYSPEYLRLVRSLCDHYNIHLIADEIAVGCGRSGKFFACEHAGIWPDFLTLSKGISGGYLPLSLSMTTDKIYQAFYGDQAQQGFLHSHSYTGNPLACAAALACLEIFVTEAVLTNNVERSHDLAKAFSWAKEDVRIEHWRQQGMILAFDIKLEALKSPATFSREMFSASLKEGILIRPIGHTIYVMPPYILSAEETIQMGAAVQRALNRALV, via the coding sequence ATGAAGCTTATTTCTGATCCAAATCAAACCTCCCTGGTTGATCGTAGCCTAGATGCCGTTTGGCATCCCTGCACTCAGATGAAGCATCACGAGTCAATGCCATTAATTGCCATTACTAAAGGTAAGGGCGCTTGGCTCTTTGATGACCAAGGAAACGCTCTACTAGATTGCATTAGCTCTTGGTGGACCAATCTATTCGGTCACTCTAACCCCCGCATTAATCAAGCGATTAGCAATCAGCTTGAAAAAATTGAGCACGTCATGCTCGCTGGGTTTACTCATCCGCCTGTCGTGGAGCTTTCAGAAAAACTATCGGCCTTAACCCATGGGAATTTAGGTCATGTGTTTTACGCATCTGATGGCGCGTCTGCAGTAGAAATTGCACTGAAGATGAGTCACCACTTCTGGCGATTGAATAATCAGCCTCAAAAGAAAAAATTTGTCTGCCTAGAAAATGGTTATCACGGTGAAACCCTAGGCGCGCTCGCTGTGACTGATGTTGCGATCTTCCGTGAAGCCTATGGATCACTATTGCAAGATGTCTATACCGCCCCTTCACCCGACTCAAGAAAAGCACAGCCTGGTGAAAGCCCTGATGATGTCGCTAGGAAAGCTGCCAAGACATTGGAATCCTTATTGGAAGTAGAACATCAACACATTGCTGCCATCATTATTGAACCACTTGTTCAATGTGCTGGCCGGATGGCAATGTACTCACCAGAATATCTCCGCCTAGTGCGATCACTTTGTGATCACTACAACATCCATCTGATTGCGGATGAGATTGCCGTTGGATGCGGTCGCTCTGGAAAATTTTTTGCTTGTGAACATGCAGGAATTTGGCCAGATTTTTTAACATTGTCTAAGGGTATTAGTGGTGGGTATCTCCCTTTATCACTCTCCATGACCACTGACAAAATTTATCAGGCATTTTATGGCGATCAAGCACAACAAGGATTCTTGCACTCCCATTCCTATACCGGCAATCCCCTAGCTTGTGCTGCAGCCCTTGCCTGCCTAGAAATTTTTGTAACTGAAGCTGTACTTACAAACAATGTTGAACGTAGTCATGATCTTGCAAAAGCATTTTCTTGGGCAAAAGAAGATGTGCGTATTGAGCATTGGCGACAACAAGGCATGATCCTGGCATTTGATATCAAACTAGAGGCACTTAAGAGTCCCGCTACTTTTTCACGAGAGATGTTTTCAGCTAGTCTCAAAGAAGGCATCCTGATTAGACCCATTGGTCATACGATTTATGTAATGCCGCCATATATTCTTTCTGCTGAGGAAACAATACAAATGGGTGCCGCTGTACAGCGTGCTTTAAATCGAGCACTTGTATGA